Proteins co-encoded in one Stomoxys calcitrans chromosome 5, idStoCalc2.1, whole genome shotgun sequence genomic window:
- the LOC106086530 gene encoding uncharacterized protein LOC106086530 isoform X3: protein MAKETMIVFVYDTESLKEEADDPVKAVLYFHPSWVSDTQKIALCGQLMGSSYFLKDCFFKPRIIALQNGKFVFKEFGRFVLAVGTDRNISDYLLQYRADLLSSLIKFYHRDLQLVYEQFPLQSQYKNLSQKLYHIFETYLQILQYNGNIFNSSSRLRIPKTASNIFLEAIQTLQCCQQTKGILGGAILYNNKVVASQLSDSLTKHIILTDPLHIRTTAEQLTTTEFHIPNGVLMLVIYLDAAQFRKLQSDAHRAQHLQTTQLGGAGALPFQYSKRKLKRDKSLIFTHIPEENASQAISEHHEEDEIGSTTTVVRSKSILTRPTHLPLRVKSFSNKELPESGISSINFDETDSYPEYIGRVSVCSTPMTENKVLAVGNIMSICANPEDESNSNGKTTQELNSVHLTNRRNSLKKDFEKFFHNFISNPNKIERRNSLTDIHDSLKSFSKKISLKQISQSFKTDFNRNGGETSPDFIENGDEDEESSDNSDDNNKTSRTITDPTNPVFNVNGKPISRSLFQEFLDKYYKLWGEASEDSKQDAEIAQLIEEFKEFDNELQKLDESLRKTSSNSATISIKPDRNLNLEDSGSCNVPVDSSAPLTENKVKTPLDKKSMSLPLKSFSESSSCVASRKPVGAPPLTPLLAKLSVLALNEERPAWDATPSGNIEIQTPLNTSKSFGRRTSVKCDDAVDALACISSNSGNPDGLQRAELYICGQQNMTLLLIMEEGCSEQPKIVQKMFDICVAKFPHMESHLSQTLNINVECEKRDGSYSFMSMDSKWDALQRNGPWNPVETSTIESMHRDMLQNDEVTDLIIRSYDSVFYGYKSGRTEIFYKEPARETNGIPPPSDPMGSVATRAKLRLEREHSYILF, encoded by the exons ATGGCAAA AGAAACAATGATCGTATTTGTGTATGACACGGAGAGCCTAAAAGAGGAAGCCGACGATCCCGTAAAGGCCGTGCTTTATTTTCACCCCAGTTGGGTGTCCGATACTCAGAAAATAGCTTTATGCGGACAACTGATGGGGTCGTCCTACTTTTTGAAGGATTGCTTTTTTAAGCCGCGCATAATCGCCTTACAGAATggtaaatttgttttcaaagagTTTGGCCGTTTCGTATTG GCTGTCGGAACTGATCGCAATATTTCCGATTACCTGCTGCAATATCGTGCTGACTTGTTATCATCGCTGATCAAGTTTTATCATAGAGACTTGCAATTGGTCTACGAGCAGTTCCCTTTGCAGTCGCAGTACAAGAACTTGTCGCAAAAATTATATCACATATTTGAAACATATCTTCAGATTTTACAGTACAATGGGAACATATTCAACTCGAGCAGCAGGTTGCGCATACCCAAGACTGCGAGTAATATATTTTTGGAGGCTATACAAACACTGCAGTGTTGTCAACAGACCAAAGGCATACTGGGCGGAGCGATTTTGTACAATAACAA AGTTGTTGCTTCACAGCTGAGTGATTCGCTCACCAAACATATTATACTTACTGATCCTCTACACATCAGAACAACGGCCGAACAATTGACAACTACAGAGTTCCACATTCCCAACGGAGTTCTTATGCTGGTAATATATCTGGATGCAGCTCAATTTCGGAAATTGCAGTCGGATGCTCATAGGGCACAGCACTTACAGACGACTCAATTGGGTGGTGCCGGTGCTTTACCCTTTCAGTACAGCAAAAGAAAGTTGAAAAGAGACAAGTCACTCATATTCACCCACATACCGGAGGAAAATGCTTCGCAAGCTATATCGGAGCATCATGAGGAGGATGAAATCGGTTCGACAACAACGGTGGTTAGGAGCAAAAGTATATTGACTCGTCCAACTCATCTACCTCTGCGCGTGAAGAGTTTCTCTAACAAAGAACTACCGGAATCGGGTATATCGTCGATAAATTTCGATGAGACCGATTCATATCCGGAATACATAGGTCGTGTTAGTGTATGCTCAACGCCAATGACCGAAAATAAGGTGCTTGCAGTGGGGAATATAATGTCGATTTGTGCAAATCCAGAGGATGAAAGTAATTCCAATGGCAAGACCACGCAAGAGCTTAACTCAGTTCATCTGACTAATAGGCGCAATTCATTGAAGAAAGACTTTGAGaaatttttccacaattttATTTCGAACCCCAACAAGATAGAGAGACGCAATTCCCTGACGGACATTCACGACTCTCTGAAatcattttcgaaaaaaatatcattgaaacaaATTTCTCAAAGTTTCAAGACTGACTTTAATCGCAATGGCGGGGAGACTTCTCCCGACTTCATTGAAAATGGCGACGAAGACGAGGAGAGTTCGGACAATTCCGATGATAACAATAAAACATCCAGAACCATAACCGACCCCACCAACCCTGTATTTAACGTGAATGGCAAGCCCATATCAAGAAGCTTATTCCAAGAATTCCTAGACAAGTATTACAAATTATGGGGTGAAGCCAGCGAAGACAGTAAACAAGATGCAGAAATAGCGCAGCTAATCGAGGAATTTAAAGAATTCGACAACGAGCTTCAGAAATTGGATGAGTCGCTCAGAAAGACGTCAAGCAACAGTGCCACAATTTCTATCAAGCCAGACCGCAATCTTAACCTAGAAGATAGTGGGTCGTGCAACGTCCCGGTTGATTCCTCTGCCCCTTTGACCGAAAATAAAGTCAAGACGCCCTTAGACAAAAAATCTATGAGCTTACCTCTGAAGTCCTTTTCGGAAAGCTCTTCATGCGTTGCGTCTCGCAAACCGGTAGGCGCTCCTCCTTTGACACCCCTCTTGGCCAAACTCTCCGTTTTAGCTTTGAACGAAGAACGTCCAGCTTGGGATGCCACCCCAAGTGGCAACATTGAGATACAAACTCCGTTAAACACTTCCAAATCGTTTGGAAGGCGAACGTCAGTTAAATGTGATGACGCTGTAGACGCCCTAGCTTGTATTTCATCCAACTCCGGCAACCCAGACGGCCTTCAAAGAGCAGAATTGTACATATGCGGACAACAGAACATGACCCTGCTGCTGATTATGGAAGAGGGTTGTTCCGAACAACCGAAGATCGTTCAGAAAATG TTCGACATATGCGTAGCTAAATTTCCCCACATGGAATCTCATCTCAGTCAAACTCTCAACAttaacgtcgagtgtgaaaaaCGAGATGGCAGCTACAGCTTCATGTCCATGGATTCTAAGTGGGATGCTCTCCAACGGAATGGACCTTGGAATCCAGTTGAAACCAGCACCATAGAATCTATGCACCGTGACATGCTGCAGAATGACGAGGTGACCGATTTGATAATACGATCATACGACTCGGTTTTTTATGGCTATAAGTCAGGACGCACTGAAATATTTTACAAGGAACCAGCTCGAGAAACAAATGGCATACCGCCGCCCTCAGATCCAATGGGGAGCGTCGCTACGAGGGCCAAATTGAGATTAGAACGGGAACATTCCTATATATTATTTTAA
- the LOC106086530 gene encoding uncharacterized protein LOC106086530 isoform X2, with protein MSFFDSLKDFVEFVDSLLLVGDEEHKRETMIVFVYDTESLKEEADDPVKAVLYFHPSWVSDTQKIALCGQLMGSSYFLKDCFFKPRIIALQNGKFVFKEFGRFVLAVGTDRNISDYLLQYRADLLSSLIKFYHRDLQLVYEQFPLQSQYKNLSQKLYHIFETYLQILQYNGNIFNSSSRLRIPKTASNIFLEAIQTLQCCQQTKGILGGAILYNNKVVASQLSDSLTKHIILTDPLHIRTTAEQLTTTEFHIPNGVLMLVIYLDAAQFRKLQSDAHRAQHLQTTQLGGAGALPFQYSKRKLKRDKSLIFTHIPEENASQAISEHHEEDEIGSTTTVVRSKSILTRPTHLPLRVKSFSNKELPESGISSINFDETDSYPEYIGRVSVCSTPMTENKVLAVGNIMSICANPEDESNSNGKTTQELNSVHLTNRRNSLKKDFEKFFHNFISNPNKIERRNSLTDIHDSLKSFSKKISLKQISQSFKTDFNRNGGETSPDFIENGDEDEESSDNSDDNNKTSRTITDPTNPVFNVNGKPISRSLFQEFLDKYYKLWGEASEDSKQDAEIAQLIEEFKEFDNELQKLDESLRKTSSNSATISIKPDRNLNLEDSGSCNVPVDSSAPLTENKVKTPLDKKSMSLPLKSFSESSSCVASRKPVGAPPLTPLLAKLSVLALNEERPAWDATPSGNIEIQTPLNTSKSFGRRTSVKCDDAVDALACISSNSGNPDGLQRAELYICGQQNMTLLLIMEEGCSEQPKIVQKMFDICVAKFPHMESHLSQTLNINVECEKRDGSYSFMSMDSKWDALQRNGPWNPVETSTIESMHRDMLQNDEVTDLIIRSYDSVFYGYKSGRTEIFYKEPARETNGIPPPSDPMGSVATRAKLRLEREHSYILF; from the exons ATGAGTTTCTTTGACAGTTTAaaagattttgttgaatttgttgACTCTTTGTTGCTGGTGGGCGACGAGGAGCATAAGAG AGAAACAATGATCGTATTTGTGTATGACACGGAGAGCCTAAAAGAGGAAGCCGACGATCCCGTAAAGGCCGTGCTTTATTTTCACCCCAGTTGGGTGTCCGATACTCAGAAAATAGCTTTATGCGGACAACTGATGGGGTCGTCCTACTTTTTGAAGGATTGCTTTTTTAAGCCGCGCATAATCGCCTTACAGAATggtaaatttgttttcaaagagTTTGGCCGTTTCGTATTG GCTGTCGGAACTGATCGCAATATTTCCGATTACCTGCTGCAATATCGTGCTGACTTGTTATCATCGCTGATCAAGTTTTATCATAGAGACTTGCAATTGGTCTACGAGCAGTTCCCTTTGCAGTCGCAGTACAAGAACTTGTCGCAAAAATTATATCACATATTTGAAACATATCTTCAGATTTTACAGTACAATGGGAACATATTCAACTCGAGCAGCAGGTTGCGCATACCCAAGACTGCGAGTAATATATTTTTGGAGGCTATACAAACACTGCAGTGTTGTCAACAGACCAAAGGCATACTGGGCGGAGCGATTTTGTACAATAACAA AGTTGTTGCTTCACAGCTGAGTGATTCGCTCACCAAACATATTATACTTACTGATCCTCTACACATCAGAACAACGGCCGAACAATTGACAACTACAGAGTTCCACATTCCCAACGGAGTTCTTATGCTGGTAATATATCTGGATGCAGCTCAATTTCGGAAATTGCAGTCGGATGCTCATAGGGCACAGCACTTACAGACGACTCAATTGGGTGGTGCCGGTGCTTTACCCTTTCAGTACAGCAAAAGAAAGTTGAAAAGAGACAAGTCACTCATATTCACCCACATACCGGAGGAAAATGCTTCGCAAGCTATATCGGAGCATCATGAGGAGGATGAAATCGGTTCGACAACAACGGTGGTTAGGAGCAAAAGTATATTGACTCGTCCAACTCATCTACCTCTGCGCGTGAAGAGTTTCTCTAACAAAGAACTACCGGAATCGGGTATATCGTCGATAAATTTCGATGAGACCGATTCATATCCGGAATACATAGGTCGTGTTAGTGTATGCTCAACGCCAATGACCGAAAATAAGGTGCTTGCAGTGGGGAATATAATGTCGATTTGTGCAAATCCAGAGGATGAAAGTAATTCCAATGGCAAGACCACGCAAGAGCTTAACTCAGTTCATCTGACTAATAGGCGCAATTCATTGAAGAAAGACTTTGAGaaatttttccacaattttATTTCGAACCCCAACAAGATAGAGAGACGCAATTCCCTGACGGACATTCACGACTCTCTGAAatcattttcgaaaaaaatatcattgaaacaaATTTCTCAAAGTTTCAAGACTGACTTTAATCGCAATGGCGGGGAGACTTCTCCCGACTTCATTGAAAATGGCGACGAAGACGAGGAGAGTTCGGACAATTCCGATGATAACAATAAAACATCCAGAACCATAACCGACCCCACCAACCCTGTATTTAACGTGAATGGCAAGCCCATATCAAGAAGCTTATTCCAAGAATTCCTAGACAAGTATTACAAATTATGGGGTGAAGCCAGCGAAGACAGTAAACAAGATGCAGAAATAGCGCAGCTAATCGAGGAATTTAAAGAATTCGACAACGAGCTTCAGAAATTGGATGAGTCGCTCAGAAAGACGTCAAGCAACAGTGCCACAATTTCTATCAAGCCAGACCGCAATCTTAACCTAGAAGATAGTGGGTCGTGCAACGTCCCGGTTGATTCCTCTGCCCCTTTGACCGAAAATAAAGTCAAGACGCCCTTAGACAAAAAATCTATGAGCTTACCTCTGAAGTCCTTTTCGGAAAGCTCTTCATGCGTTGCGTCTCGCAAACCGGTAGGCGCTCCTCCTTTGACACCCCTCTTGGCCAAACTCTCCGTTTTAGCTTTGAACGAAGAACGTCCAGCTTGGGATGCCACCCCAAGTGGCAACATTGAGATACAAACTCCGTTAAACACTTCCAAATCGTTTGGAAGGCGAACGTCAGTTAAATGTGATGACGCTGTAGACGCCCTAGCTTGTATTTCATCCAACTCCGGCAACCCAGACGGCCTTCAAAGAGCAGAATTGTACATATGCGGACAACAGAACATGACCCTGCTGCTGATTATGGAAGAGGGTTGTTCCGAACAACCGAAGATCGTTCAGAAAATG TTCGACATATGCGTAGCTAAATTTCCCCACATGGAATCTCATCTCAGTCAAACTCTCAACAttaacgtcgagtgtgaaaaaCGAGATGGCAGCTACAGCTTCATGTCCATGGATTCTAAGTGGGATGCTCTCCAACGGAATGGACCTTGGAATCCAGTTGAAACCAGCACCATAGAATCTATGCACCGTGACATGCTGCAGAATGACGAGGTGACCGATTTGATAATACGATCATACGACTCGGTTTTTTATGGCTATAAGTCAGGACGCACTGAAATATTTTACAAGGAACCAGCTCGAGAAACAAATGGCATACCGCCGCCCTCAGATCCAATGGGGAGCGTCGCTACGAGGGCCAAATTGAGATTAGAACGGGAACATTCCTATATATTATTTTAA
- the LOC106086530 gene encoding uncharacterized protein LOC106086530 isoform X1, with product MFKHWQKVKKISKNRFVKGHGVLKMDRTQNFQSRETMIVFVYDTESLKEEADDPVKAVLYFHPSWVSDTQKIALCGQLMGSSYFLKDCFFKPRIIALQNGKFVFKEFGRFVLAVGTDRNISDYLLQYRADLLSSLIKFYHRDLQLVYEQFPLQSQYKNLSQKLYHIFETYLQILQYNGNIFNSSSRLRIPKTASNIFLEAIQTLQCCQQTKGILGGAILYNNKVVASQLSDSLTKHIILTDPLHIRTTAEQLTTTEFHIPNGVLMLVIYLDAAQFRKLQSDAHRAQHLQTTQLGGAGALPFQYSKRKLKRDKSLIFTHIPEENASQAISEHHEEDEIGSTTTVVRSKSILTRPTHLPLRVKSFSNKELPESGISSINFDETDSYPEYIGRVSVCSTPMTENKVLAVGNIMSICANPEDESNSNGKTTQELNSVHLTNRRNSLKKDFEKFFHNFISNPNKIERRNSLTDIHDSLKSFSKKISLKQISQSFKTDFNRNGGETSPDFIENGDEDEESSDNSDDNNKTSRTITDPTNPVFNVNGKPISRSLFQEFLDKYYKLWGEASEDSKQDAEIAQLIEEFKEFDNELQKLDESLRKTSSNSATISIKPDRNLNLEDSGSCNVPVDSSAPLTENKVKTPLDKKSMSLPLKSFSESSSCVASRKPVGAPPLTPLLAKLSVLALNEERPAWDATPSGNIEIQTPLNTSKSFGRRTSVKCDDAVDALACISSNSGNPDGLQRAELYICGQQNMTLLLIMEEGCSEQPKIVQKMFDICVAKFPHMESHLSQTLNINVECEKRDGSYSFMSMDSKWDALQRNGPWNPVETSTIESMHRDMLQNDEVTDLIIRSYDSVFYGYKSGRTEIFYKEPARETNGIPPPSDPMGSVATRAKLRLEREHSYILF from the exons ATGTTTAAGCATTGGcaaaaagtcaaaaaaatatctaaaaatcgGTTTGTTAAAGGGCATGGTGTGCTTAAAATGGATAGAACGCAAAATTTTCAGTCAAG AGAAACAATGATCGTATTTGTGTATGACACGGAGAGCCTAAAAGAGGAAGCCGACGATCCCGTAAAGGCCGTGCTTTATTTTCACCCCAGTTGGGTGTCCGATACTCAGAAAATAGCTTTATGCGGACAACTGATGGGGTCGTCCTACTTTTTGAAGGATTGCTTTTTTAAGCCGCGCATAATCGCCTTACAGAATggtaaatttgttttcaaagagTTTGGCCGTTTCGTATTG GCTGTCGGAACTGATCGCAATATTTCCGATTACCTGCTGCAATATCGTGCTGACTTGTTATCATCGCTGATCAAGTTTTATCATAGAGACTTGCAATTGGTCTACGAGCAGTTCCCTTTGCAGTCGCAGTACAAGAACTTGTCGCAAAAATTATATCACATATTTGAAACATATCTTCAGATTTTACAGTACAATGGGAACATATTCAACTCGAGCAGCAGGTTGCGCATACCCAAGACTGCGAGTAATATATTTTTGGAGGCTATACAAACACTGCAGTGTTGTCAACAGACCAAAGGCATACTGGGCGGAGCGATTTTGTACAATAACAA AGTTGTTGCTTCACAGCTGAGTGATTCGCTCACCAAACATATTATACTTACTGATCCTCTACACATCAGAACAACGGCCGAACAATTGACAACTACAGAGTTCCACATTCCCAACGGAGTTCTTATGCTGGTAATATATCTGGATGCAGCTCAATTTCGGAAATTGCAGTCGGATGCTCATAGGGCACAGCACTTACAGACGACTCAATTGGGTGGTGCCGGTGCTTTACCCTTTCAGTACAGCAAAAGAAAGTTGAAAAGAGACAAGTCACTCATATTCACCCACATACCGGAGGAAAATGCTTCGCAAGCTATATCGGAGCATCATGAGGAGGATGAAATCGGTTCGACAACAACGGTGGTTAGGAGCAAAAGTATATTGACTCGTCCAACTCATCTACCTCTGCGCGTGAAGAGTTTCTCTAACAAAGAACTACCGGAATCGGGTATATCGTCGATAAATTTCGATGAGACCGATTCATATCCGGAATACATAGGTCGTGTTAGTGTATGCTCAACGCCAATGACCGAAAATAAGGTGCTTGCAGTGGGGAATATAATGTCGATTTGTGCAAATCCAGAGGATGAAAGTAATTCCAATGGCAAGACCACGCAAGAGCTTAACTCAGTTCATCTGACTAATAGGCGCAATTCATTGAAGAAAGACTTTGAGaaatttttccacaattttATTTCGAACCCCAACAAGATAGAGAGACGCAATTCCCTGACGGACATTCACGACTCTCTGAAatcattttcgaaaaaaatatcattgaaacaaATTTCTCAAAGTTTCAAGACTGACTTTAATCGCAATGGCGGGGAGACTTCTCCCGACTTCATTGAAAATGGCGACGAAGACGAGGAGAGTTCGGACAATTCCGATGATAACAATAAAACATCCAGAACCATAACCGACCCCACCAACCCTGTATTTAACGTGAATGGCAAGCCCATATCAAGAAGCTTATTCCAAGAATTCCTAGACAAGTATTACAAATTATGGGGTGAAGCCAGCGAAGACAGTAAACAAGATGCAGAAATAGCGCAGCTAATCGAGGAATTTAAAGAATTCGACAACGAGCTTCAGAAATTGGATGAGTCGCTCAGAAAGACGTCAAGCAACAGTGCCACAATTTCTATCAAGCCAGACCGCAATCTTAACCTAGAAGATAGTGGGTCGTGCAACGTCCCGGTTGATTCCTCTGCCCCTTTGACCGAAAATAAAGTCAAGACGCCCTTAGACAAAAAATCTATGAGCTTACCTCTGAAGTCCTTTTCGGAAAGCTCTTCATGCGTTGCGTCTCGCAAACCGGTAGGCGCTCCTCCTTTGACACCCCTCTTGGCCAAACTCTCCGTTTTAGCTTTGAACGAAGAACGTCCAGCTTGGGATGCCACCCCAAGTGGCAACATTGAGATACAAACTCCGTTAAACACTTCCAAATCGTTTGGAAGGCGAACGTCAGTTAAATGTGATGACGCTGTAGACGCCCTAGCTTGTATTTCATCCAACTCCGGCAACCCAGACGGCCTTCAAAGAGCAGAATTGTACATATGCGGACAACAGAACATGACCCTGCTGCTGATTATGGAAGAGGGTTGTTCCGAACAACCGAAGATCGTTCAGAAAATG TTCGACATATGCGTAGCTAAATTTCCCCACATGGAATCTCATCTCAGTCAAACTCTCAACAttaacgtcgagtgtgaaaaaCGAGATGGCAGCTACAGCTTCATGTCCATGGATTCTAAGTGGGATGCTCTCCAACGGAATGGACCTTGGAATCCAGTTGAAACCAGCACCATAGAATCTATGCACCGTGACATGCTGCAGAATGACGAGGTGACCGATTTGATAATACGATCATACGACTCGGTTTTTTATGGCTATAAGTCAGGACGCACTGAAATATTTTACAAGGAACCAGCTCGAGAAACAAATGGCATACCGCCGCCCTCAGATCCAATGGGGAGCGTCGCTACGAGGGCCAAATTGAGATTAGAACGGGAACATTCCTATATATTATTTTAA
- the LOC106086530 gene encoding uncharacterized protein LOC106086530 isoform X4 has product MIVFVYDTESLKEEADDPVKAVLYFHPSWVSDTQKIALCGQLMGSSYFLKDCFFKPRIIALQNGKFVFKEFGRFVLAVGTDRNISDYLLQYRADLLSSLIKFYHRDLQLVYEQFPLQSQYKNLSQKLYHIFETYLQILQYNGNIFNSSSRLRIPKTASNIFLEAIQTLQCCQQTKGILGGAILYNNKVVASQLSDSLTKHIILTDPLHIRTTAEQLTTTEFHIPNGVLMLVIYLDAAQFRKLQSDAHRAQHLQTTQLGGAGALPFQYSKRKLKRDKSLIFTHIPEENASQAISEHHEEDEIGSTTTVVRSKSILTRPTHLPLRVKSFSNKELPESGISSINFDETDSYPEYIGRVSVCSTPMTENKVLAVGNIMSICANPEDESNSNGKTTQELNSVHLTNRRNSLKKDFEKFFHNFISNPNKIERRNSLTDIHDSLKSFSKKISLKQISQSFKTDFNRNGGETSPDFIENGDEDEESSDNSDDNNKTSRTITDPTNPVFNVNGKPISRSLFQEFLDKYYKLWGEASEDSKQDAEIAQLIEEFKEFDNELQKLDESLRKTSSNSATISIKPDRNLNLEDSGSCNVPVDSSAPLTENKVKTPLDKKSMSLPLKSFSESSSCVASRKPVGAPPLTPLLAKLSVLALNEERPAWDATPSGNIEIQTPLNTSKSFGRRTSVKCDDAVDALACISSNSGNPDGLQRAELYICGQQNMTLLLIMEEGCSEQPKIVQKMFDICVAKFPHMESHLSQTLNINVECEKRDGSYSFMSMDSKWDALQRNGPWNPVETSTIESMHRDMLQNDEVTDLIIRSYDSVFYGYKSGRTEIFYKEPARETNGIPPPSDPMGSVATRAKLRLEREHSYILF; this is encoded by the exons ATGATCGTATTTGTGTATGACACGGAGAGCCTAAAAGAGGAAGCCGACGATCCCGTAAAGGCCGTGCTTTATTTTCACCCCAGTTGGGTGTCCGATACTCAGAAAATAGCTTTATGCGGACAACTGATGGGGTCGTCCTACTTTTTGAAGGATTGCTTTTTTAAGCCGCGCATAATCGCCTTACAGAATggtaaatttgttttcaaagagTTTGGCCGTTTCGTATTG GCTGTCGGAACTGATCGCAATATTTCCGATTACCTGCTGCAATATCGTGCTGACTTGTTATCATCGCTGATCAAGTTTTATCATAGAGACTTGCAATTGGTCTACGAGCAGTTCCCTTTGCAGTCGCAGTACAAGAACTTGTCGCAAAAATTATATCACATATTTGAAACATATCTTCAGATTTTACAGTACAATGGGAACATATTCAACTCGAGCAGCAGGTTGCGCATACCCAAGACTGCGAGTAATATATTTTTGGAGGCTATACAAACACTGCAGTGTTGTCAACAGACCAAAGGCATACTGGGCGGAGCGATTTTGTACAATAACAA AGTTGTTGCTTCACAGCTGAGTGATTCGCTCACCAAACATATTATACTTACTGATCCTCTACACATCAGAACAACGGCCGAACAATTGACAACTACAGAGTTCCACATTCCCAACGGAGTTCTTATGCTGGTAATATATCTGGATGCAGCTCAATTTCGGAAATTGCAGTCGGATGCTCATAGGGCACAGCACTTACAGACGACTCAATTGGGTGGTGCCGGTGCTTTACCCTTTCAGTACAGCAAAAGAAAGTTGAAAAGAGACAAGTCACTCATATTCACCCACATACCGGAGGAAAATGCTTCGCAAGCTATATCGGAGCATCATGAGGAGGATGAAATCGGTTCGACAACAACGGTGGTTAGGAGCAAAAGTATATTGACTCGTCCAACTCATCTACCTCTGCGCGTGAAGAGTTTCTCTAACAAAGAACTACCGGAATCGGGTATATCGTCGATAAATTTCGATGAGACCGATTCATATCCGGAATACATAGGTCGTGTTAGTGTATGCTCAACGCCAATGACCGAAAATAAGGTGCTTGCAGTGGGGAATATAATGTCGATTTGTGCAAATCCAGAGGATGAAAGTAATTCCAATGGCAAGACCACGCAAGAGCTTAACTCAGTTCATCTGACTAATAGGCGCAATTCATTGAAGAAAGACTTTGAGaaatttttccacaattttATTTCGAACCCCAACAAGATAGAGAGACGCAATTCCCTGACGGACATTCACGACTCTCTGAAatcattttcgaaaaaaatatcattgaaacaaATTTCTCAAAGTTTCAAGACTGACTTTAATCGCAATGGCGGGGAGACTTCTCCCGACTTCATTGAAAATGGCGACGAAGACGAGGAGAGTTCGGACAATTCCGATGATAACAATAAAACATCCAGAACCATAACCGACCCCACCAACCCTGTATTTAACGTGAATGGCAAGCCCATATCAAGAAGCTTATTCCAAGAATTCCTAGACAAGTATTACAAATTATGGGGTGAAGCCAGCGAAGACAGTAAACAAGATGCAGAAATAGCGCAGCTAATCGAGGAATTTAAAGAATTCGACAACGAGCTTCAGAAATTGGATGAGTCGCTCAGAAAGACGTCAAGCAACAGTGCCACAATTTCTATCAAGCCAGACCGCAATCTTAACCTAGAAGATAGTGGGTCGTGCAACGTCCCGGTTGATTCCTCTGCCCCTTTGACCGAAAATAAAGTCAAGACGCCCTTAGACAAAAAATCTATGAGCTTACCTCTGAAGTCCTTTTCGGAAAGCTCTTCATGCGTTGCGTCTCGCAAACCGGTAGGCGCTCCTCCTTTGACACCCCTCTTGGCCAAACTCTCCGTTTTAGCTTTGAACGAAGAACGTCCAGCTTGGGATGCCACCCCAAGTGGCAACATTGAGATACAAACTCCGTTAAACACTTCCAAATCGTTTGGAAGGCGAACGTCAGTTAAATGTGATGACGCTGTAGACGCCCTAGCTTGTATTTCATCCAACTCCGGCAACCCAGACGGCCTTCAAAGAGCAGAATTGTACATATGCGGACAACAGAACATGACCCTGCTGCTGATTATGGAAGAGGGTTGTTCCGAACAACCGAAGATCGTTCAGAAAATG TTCGACATATGCGTAGCTAAATTTCCCCACATGGAATCTCATCTCAGTCAAACTCTCAACAttaacgtcgagtgtgaaaaaCGAGATGGCAGCTACAGCTTCATGTCCATGGATTCTAAGTGGGATGCTCTCCAACGGAATGGACCTTGGAATCCAGTTGAAACCAGCACCATAGAATCTATGCACCGTGACATGCTGCAGAATGACGAGGTGACCGATTTGATAATACGATCATACGACTCGGTTTTTTATGGCTATAAGTCAGGACGCACTGAAATATTTTACAAGGAACCAGCTCGAGAAACAAATGGCATACCGCCGCCCTCAGATCCAATGGGGAGCGTCGCTACGAGGGCCAAATTGAGATTAGAACGGGAACATTCCTATATATTATTTTAA